The sequence ACATGACACCGAAAAATGAGAGCATTTCCGGGTAGCAAAAAACATGACCTGGAGATGGAGATGGATCGAGTCGTCAGATCAATGCGTGGTGATCTGCCATATCAGCGTGGCTTCTCTTTGATCGAAATCATGGTCGTTTTGGTGATCATGGGCGTTCTTGCCGCATTGATCGTCCCCAACCTCATGGATCGCCCCGATCAAGCCCGCGCAACCGCTGCACGCCAAGATGTGGGCGCCCTCCTGCAAGCGCTCAAGCTCTACAAGCTGGACAACGGCCAGTACCCCTCCGCCGACCTGGGACTGCGTGCACTGGTGGAAAAGCCGAGCTCCGGGCGCGTGCCACAGAACTGGCGCCCATATTTACCCCGCTTGCCCAACGATCCCTGGGGCAATCCATACCACTACCTCAACCCCGGAATCAACGGAGAGATCGACGTATTCTCGCTTGGCGCAGATGGCCAGCCGGATGGGGAAGGTACCAGCGCCGATATCGGCTCCTGGCAACTCTAGGCAACACCATGGATGGATTCGAGGGACTGCCGGGAGGGTGCAGTCAAAGACCGCTGTGCTTGCGTCGGCAA comes from Comamonas sp. GB3 AK4-5 and encodes:
- the gspG gene encoding type II secretion system major pseudopilin GspG; translated protein: MDRVVRSMRGDLPYQRGFSLIEIMVVLVIMGVLAALIVPNLMDRPDQARATAARQDVGALLQALKLYKLDNGQYPSADLGLRALVEKPSSGRVPQNWRPYLPRLPNDPWGNPYHYLNPGINGEIDVFSLGADGQPDGEGTSADIGSWQL